In Aristaeella hokkaidonensis, the following are encoded in one genomic region:
- a CDS encoding flotillin family protein encodes MEAILNFIQNSWHWILIAIVAIIIVLKFIPRYKIAPPDTALIVSGLFRRTYKVRNPDGTVSAKKFGYRIVRGGATFYVPAIERIDQLDMCLNQVDIKTAQPVPTKEYISVLVDAVANIKIGSDDLSIATAAEQLLHYNAEQIKSLAKDVLEGNMREIIGQMTIAELVQNRDKFAQESIKAAMNDMNNMGLEIINLTIQNFADKDGKVIDTMAARNVAEKEQDKRIAEAAAEKESKFAEMQAEAEIARQNRDLEVQKAAFKQETEEARAKAEMAYRIEQERINKTFATEHAAAEMTRLEKETELKRQAVEIEREKLNVEIREKAQAEKDRAIAEAEAEKYRRQAEADAALYAAEKEAEAIRMKGEAEAEAMRKKAEAMQLYGQAAMMQMVTEKLPDIARAVSEPLSKTEKIILFGEGGATSMARDTAGTMLQTFEAVKEAVGLDIPKAIRNVTTGGLIGKAAQEAEAEKPAEEVKDETPAEKPVDETSVDETDTDTGV; translated from the coding sequence ATGGAAGCAATTCTCAATTTCATCCAGAACAGCTGGCACTGGATCCTGATCGCCATTGTCGCGATCATCATCGTGCTCAAGTTCATCCCCCGGTACAAGATTGCGCCCCCGGATACTGCCCTGATCGTATCCGGCCTGTTCCGCCGGACTTATAAAGTCCGCAACCCCGATGGCACGGTTTCCGCCAAGAAGTTCGGTTACCGGATCGTCCGCGGCGGCGCGACCTTCTATGTTCCCGCCATTGAACGGATTGACCAGCTGGATATGTGCCTGAACCAGGTGGACATCAAGACGGCCCAGCCGGTGCCTACCAAGGAATACATTTCCGTGCTGGTGGACGCCGTGGCCAATATCAAGATCGGTTCCGACGACCTGTCCATCGCCACCGCGGCCGAGCAGCTGCTGCATTACAATGCTGAACAGATCAAATCCCTGGCCAAGGACGTGCTGGAAGGCAATATGCGTGAAATCATCGGCCAGATGACCATCGCCGAGCTGGTCCAGAACCGTGACAAGTTTGCCCAGGAATCCATCAAGGCCGCCATGAACGATATGAACAACATGGGCCTTGAAATCATCAACCTGACGATCCAGAACTTTGCCGACAAGGACGGTAAAGTGATCGACACCATGGCTGCCCGCAACGTCGCTGAGAAGGAACAGGACAAGCGTATTGCTGAAGCCGCGGCGGAAAAGGAATCCAAGTTTGCCGAGATGCAGGCTGAGGCTGAAATCGCCCGCCAGAACCGTGACCTGGAAGTGCAGAAGGCTGCCTTCAAGCAGGAAACGGAAGAAGCCCGCGCCAAGGCTGAAATGGCCTACAGGATTGAGCAGGAACGCATTAACAAGACCTTCGCCACTGAGCACGCGGCCGCTGAAATGACCCGCCTTGAAAAGGAAACGGAACTGAAGCGGCAGGCGGTTGAGATCGAACGTGAAAAGCTGAACGTGGAGATCCGCGAAAAGGCACAGGCTGAAAAGGACCGCGCCATTGCTGAGGCCGAGGCGGAGAAATACCGCAGGCAGGCGGAGGCGGACGCCGCCCTGTATGCCGCTGAGAAGGAAGCGGAAGCCATCCGGATGAAGGGTGAAGCGGAAGCCGAAGCTATGCGGAAAAAGGCGGAAGCCATGCAGCTCTACGGCCAGGCTGCCATGATGCAGATGGTTACCGAAAAGCTGCCTGACATCGCCCGCGCGGTGTCTGAGCCCCTGAGCAAGACTGAAAAGATTATCCTCTTCGGTGAAGGCGGAGCAACCTCCATGGCGAGGGATACTGCCGGCACCATGCTGCAGACCTTTGAGGCTGTGAAGGAAGCTGTCGGACTGGACATCCCCAAGGCCATCCGGAATGTAACTACCGGCGGACTGATCGGCAAGGCCGCGCAGGAAGCGGAAGCCGAAAAGCCCGCAGAGGAAGTAAAGGATGAAACGCCTGCGGAGAAACCCGTGGATGAGACTTCCGTGGATGAAACGGATACCGATACGGGTGTGTAA
- a CDS encoding leucine-rich repeat domain-containing protein, translating to MKPFRYRLWICLLFALLLTAVFGMRAVADEAGTCGDNLIWKVENETLTISGTGEMPDFRTDENVQKPYLWYTVPGTTAPWDGLKFSSLVIEEGVTSIGANAFNCQIDLITVSLPDTLKSIGDEAFCYCENMTDFIFPEGVETIGVSAFGDCRGLKSIILPEALTDLDYGAFQCCNAVETITLPDNVKSIADMTFNGCFSLKEINLPASLKWIGAEAFMSCESLGKVVVEKDSYAEKFCAEAGLPYTYAQAPVVFGDEGGDGIGWKLENGTLTVSGTGKMDDYMRMMGGSQQTSAPWDGQKITQVVVEPGITSIGAFAFWGCEQLKTVVLPDTVTEIGKFAFEKCTLLREITLPEGVIEIGKKAFSQCGSLKTLTLPASVSSVGEDAFAGCGKLKNIAVKPGSYAEQYCIENNLPYNSGDAVPGETPAPAQIAVEKVKNTCGPDLAWILEEDGTLRISGTGMMDNYEQVGEDPAQDGAAPVIRSSAPWDGSKVTRVVIEEGVTSIGAYAFENCAMTEITLPATLTSVEYGAFDNCRELKTVTLPDSVTAIGMLAFNECTGLTEIRLPASLTSVGAAAFRMCIKLTEITLPDAVREVGMYAFHNCTVLKTATLPASLETIGEYAFDGCQALRAVIVPKDSYAEQYCIRKGIGYVYTGSSPEAIPTEAPYGICGQNLTWKLDNDGTLTISGFGKMDDYENLYLDQDGTGTELDTSAPWSGRGVRKVVIGQGVTRIGSSAFFSCDTLESIQLPDTLEAIGSFAFAFTSLEEAVIPDSVTSIGKNAFAGCDFLISVRLPVGLKIIPESAFNSCPCLKEMILPDSLQRIEPLAFSSCMSLKELTIPASVIMIGTQAFENGPENCIVVQGSYAEKYCREKKVAYSYPDGTKPEIPTDETSGTCGNHVTWKLENSTLTISGTGKMYDYDDYIEETYITGSTAPWNGLGFDTVIVEEGVVSIGNRAFALQYGVTRVTLPETLTSIGTAAFEHCAITEIDIPDTVTNIASDAFYNCTGLKRVKMPSGLKRIEYGVFEYCSELREITIPEGVKSISDYAFSHCTNLTKLRIPASVISIGSSVFEECPDLELILAEKGGRVEKYCIRNSIAYSYAENE from the coding sequence ATGAAACCATTCAGGTACAGATTATGGATCTGCCTGCTGTTCGCCTTGCTGCTTACAGCAGTGTTTGGCATGCGTGCCGTGGCAGATGAAGCGGGCACCTGCGGCGATAATCTGATCTGGAAAGTGGAAAACGAAACGCTGACGATTTCCGGCACGGGGGAAATGCCGGATTTCAGAACGGATGAAAACGTACAGAAACCGTATCTTTGGTATACTGTGCCCGGCACAACCGCGCCATGGGACGGGCTGAAGTTCAGCTCCCTTGTGATTGAGGAAGGCGTTACGTCCATCGGTGCCAACGCGTTTAACTGCCAGATTGACCTGATTACCGTTTCCCTGCCGGATACCCTGAAATCCATCGGGGATGAGGCGTTCTGTTACTGTGAAAACATGACGGACTTTATTTTCCCGGAGGGTGTTGAGACAATCGGTGTTTCTGCTTTCGGGGACTGCCGGGGGCTGAAGAGCATTATCCTGCCGGAAGCACTTACTGATCTTGATTACGGGGCATTCCAGTGCTGCAATGCCGTTGAAACAATTACCCTGCCTGACAATGTGAAGTCCATTGCGGATATGACGTTCAATGGCTGTTTCAGCCTGAAGGAGATTAACCTGCCGGCTTCCCTGAAATGGATCGGGGCCGAAGCTTTCATGTCCTGTGAAAGCCTTGGGAAGGTGGTCGTGGAAAAGGACAGCTATGCTGAAAAGTTCTGCGCGGAAGCCGGTCTGCCATACACCTATGCACAGGCGCCTGTGGTCTTCGGCGATGAAGGCGGGGACGGCATAGGCTGGAAGCTGGAGAACGGCACCCTGACCGTTTCCGGCACGGGGAAAATGGATGACTATATGCGCATGATGGGCGGCAGCCAGCAGACGTCCGCGCCCTGGGACGGACAGAAAATTACGCAGGTGGTGGTGGAGCCCGGTATTACTTCCATCGGTGCTTTCGCGTTCTGGGGATGCGAACAGCTGAAAACGGTTGTCCTGCCTGATACGGTGACGGAAATCGGAAAATTTGCCTTTGAAAAATGTACCCTGCTGCGTGAAATTACCCTGCCGGAAGGCGTGATCGAAATCGGAAAGAAAGCGTTCAGCCAGTGCGGAAGCCTGAAAACGCTCACTCTGCCGGCTTCTGTCAGCTCCGTCGGAGAGGACGCGTTCGCCGGCTGCGGAAAGCTGAAGAACATTGCCGTGAAACCGGGAAGTTATGCTGAACAGTATTGCATTGAGAATAATCTCCCGTATAACAGCGGAGACGCCGTGCCCGGGGAAACACCTGCTCCCGCACAGATTGCTGTGGAGAAGGTGAAAAATACCTGCGGTCCTGACCTGGCCTGGATACTGGAAGAAGACGGTACGCTGAGGATTTCCGGTACGGGCATGATGGATAATTATGAACAGGTCGGGGAAGATCCCGCCCAGGATGGAGCAGCGCCGGTGATCAGGTCGTCCGCGCCGTGGGATGGCAGCAAAGTCACCCGTGTTGTGATTGAGGAAGGGGTTACCTCCATTGGTGCCTATGCCTTTGAAAACTGCGCCATGACGGAGATTACCCTGCCTGCTACGCTCACCTCTGTGGAATACGGCGCGTTTGATAACTGCAGGGAACTGAAGACCGTGACCCTGCCCGATTCGGTAACAGCAATCGGGATGCTGGCATTCAATGAATGTACCGGCCTGACGGAGATCCGGCTCCCTGCTTCCCTGACGTCTGTCGGCGCGGCTGCGTTCCGGATGTGCATCAAGCTTACGGAGATCACCCTGCCGGATGCGGTCAGGGAGGTCGGAATGTATGCGTTCCATAACTGTACGGTGCTGAAAACCGCTACCCTGCCTGCCTCCCTTGAGACCATCGGAGAGTATGCTTTTGACGGATGCCAGGCGCTGCGGGCCGTTATCGTGCCGAAGGACAGCTATGCGGAGCAGTACTGCATCCGGAAGGGAATCGGATACGTTTATACAGGAAGCAGTCCGGAAGCTATTCCGACCGAGGCACCCTACGGCATCTGCGGTCAGAACCTGACCTGGAAACTGGATAATGACGGCACGCTGACCATTTCCGGTTTCGGGAAAATGGATGACTATGAAAACCTGTACCTGGATCAGGACGGAACCGGTACGGAACTGGATACCAGCGCCCCGTGGTCGGGCCGCGGCGTCAGGAAAGTTGTGATCGGGCAGGGGGTAACCCGTATCGGGAGCAGCGCTTTCTTCAGCTGCGATACGCTTGAGAGCATTCAGCTGCCGGATACGCTGGAAGCAATCGGATCATTTGCTTTTGCTTTCACATCCCTGGAGGAAGCCGTTATTCCCGATTCTGTCACTTCCATCGGGAAAAATGCTTTTGCCGGCTGTGATTTCCTGATCAGCGTCCGCCTGCCTGTCGGGCTGAAAATTATTCCGGAGTCTGCGTTCAACAGTTGTCCCTGCCTGAAGGAAATGATCCTTCCCGATTCCCTTCAGCGGATAGAACCCCTTGCTTTTTCATCGTGCATGAGCCTGAAGGAGCTGACCATTCCGGCTTCTGTCATCATGATCGGAACCCAGGCTTTTGAAAACGGTCCGGAAAACTGTATTGTTGTACAGGGCAGCTACGCGGAAAAATACTGCAGGGAAAAGAAAGTAGCGTATTCCTATCCGGATGGAACCAAACCGGAGATACCCACGGATGAGACGTCAGGCACCTGCGGCAATCATGTGACCTGGAAGCTGGAGAACAGTACGCTGACCATCTCCGGCACAGGAAAAATGTACGACTACGACGATTATATCGAAGAAACGTACATTACAGGCTCGACCGCTCCATGGAACGGATTGGGATTTGATACGGTCATTGTTGAGGAGGGGGTTGTCTCCATCGGGAACCGCGCGTTTGCGCTTCAGTATGGCGTGACGCGGGTCACTTTGCCGGAAACCCTCACGTCCATCGGAACAGCTGCTTTTGAACACTGTGCGATCACTGAGATAGATATTCCAGATACCGTAACCAATATTGCGTCGGACGCATTCTACAACTGCACAGGGCTGAAACGGGTGAAAATGCCCTCCGGTCTCAAACGGATTGAATACGGCGTATTCGAGTACTGTTCTGAACTGCGGGAAATCACGATTCCGGAAGGGGTTAAATCCATCAGCGATTACGCGTTTTCCCACTGTACAAACCTGACGAAGCTCAGGATTCCCGCTTCTGTGATTTCCATCGGCAGTTCTGTGTTTGAAGAATGTCCTGACCTGGAGCTCATCCTTGCTGAGAAGGGCGGACGGGTGGAAAAATACTGTATCAGAAACAGCATTGCATATTCATACGCGGAGAATGAGTAA
- a CDS encoding leucine-rich repeat protein produces MDIRKSKMWILLLLVAVLLMLIYGMKSSCGENLKWNLKDGTLTITGSGRMNDYKGIFGDRDADGNRRMLCVDTPWEDHKISRIVVEDGVTSIGNYAFAFCPGLREIVLPDTVTSIGDSVFDGSESLEMIYVAEGSYAEAYCISNQLPYAYRTV; encoded by the coding sequence ATGGACATCCGAAAAAGCAAAATGTGGATTTTGCTGCTGCTTGTCGCGGTTTTGCTTATGCTGATATACGGCATGAAAAGCTCCTGCGGGGAAAACCTGAAATGGAACCTGAAGGACGGTACGCTGACAATCACCGGCAGCGGACGGATGAACGATTATAAAGGAATCTTCGGAGACCGCGACGCGGATGGTAATCGCCGCATGCTGTGTGTGGATACGCCCTGGGAGGATCACAAAATCTCCCGGATTGTGGTGGAAGACGGGGTTACCTCCATCGGTAATTACGCCTTTGCTTTCTGCCCGGGCCTGCGGGAGATTGTCCTGCCGGATACGGTCACTTCCATCGGGGATTCCGTTTTTGACGGCAGTGAAAGCCTGGAGATGATCTACGTCGCGGAGGGCAGCTATGCGGAAGCGTACTGCATCAGCAACCAGCTGCCGTATGCATACCGGACAGTGTAA